A genomic stretch from Musa acuminata AAA Group cultivar baxijiao unplaced genomic scaffold, Cavendish_Baxijiao_AAA HiC_scaffold_1138, whole genome shotgun sequence includes:
- the LOC135671245 gene encoding transcription termination factor MTERF9, chloroplastic-like: MFLVQKRLFCLLSCNKSTIHLSSYQLCSLFSFSTAEDHSSNHRSKFMLVDPLQLCELSSKEAAKMAKDRICEKKLPSSSPSIEFFKQSGWSDAQVMKLTRRQPKLIFANVETVLKPRMRSLQDMGFSDTEIFQLVSSCPTLLCFRDIQPTINFWRSLLGSNERFLKACKRNLFILTSSLARNIEPSISLLREHGISDERIAHMVVTMPGYFGRIDKLKEVIKYIEELGVPRDSGVYTYALHVVVNVSRSKFDAMSVTLMSFGWSQPDINALFRKCPKIWTLSKKNICDKMTFLTKEAGCELTCISRYPMLLKYSLEKRLRPRYDVLKFLNQNKLLDREHNLLSVMLPTEEKFRKKFLFLLRTEKFIAQYDSYVVAVQGKNHVVAEN; the protein is encoded by the coding sequence ATGTTTTtggtgcagaagaggctctttTGCCTTCTCTCATGTAACAAGTCCACCATCCATCTTTCCTCATATCAACTCTGCAGTCTGTTTAGCTTTTCCACTGCCGAAGACCACAGTTCAAATCATAGATCCAAATTTATGTTGGTCGACCCCCTTCAGTTATGTGAACTTTCCTCAAAAGAGGCTGCGAAAATGGCCAAGGATCGCATCTGTGAAAAAAAACTTCCAAGTTCAAGTCCTTCCATCGAGTTCTTTAAGCAGAGCGGTTGGAGTGATGCACAAGTCATGAAGCTTACCCGGAGGCAACCCAAGTTGATATTTGCTAACGTAGAGACTGTCCTgaagcccaggatgagatctttgcaggacatgggattttctgacACTGAAATATTTCAGCTGGTTTCATCATGTCCGACTCTGCTCTGTTTCCGTGATATCCAACCAACGATCAACTTCTGGAGGTCACTTCTTGGTTCTAATGAGAGGTTTCTGAAAGCCTGTAAGAGGAACTTGTTTATTCTTACTTCTAGCTTGGCTCGGAATATAGAACCCAGTATATCTCTCTTGAGGGAACATGGCATCAGTGACGAGCGCATCGCGCATATGGTGGTGACTATGCCGGGCTATTTTGGTAGAATAGACAAATTAAAGGAAGTTATCAAATATATTGAGGAATTGGGTGTCCCACGTGATTCTGGAGTATACACTTATGCACTTCATGTGGTCGTTAATGTGAGCAGGTCCAAGTTTGATGCTATGTCGGTAACTCTGATGAGCTTTGGGTGGTCCCAGCCTGACATCAATGCTTTATTCAGGAAGTGCCCAAAAATTTGGACACTCTCAAAGAAGAACATATGTGACAAGATGACATTCCTGACGAAGGAAGCTGGTTGTGAGCTGACATGTATCAGTCGCTATCCCATGCTTCTGAAGTAtagcttggagaagaggttgaGACCTCGATATGACGTTCTGAAGTTTCTTAATCAGAATAAATTGCTGGATAGAGAACATAACCTGCTATCTGTCATGTTGCCAACCGAAGAGAAGTTCAGAAAGAAATTCCTTTTCCTGCTCCGCACGGAGAAATTTATTGCTCAATATGATTCCTATGTTGTTGCTGTGCAGGGAAAGAACCATGTTGTTGCCGAAAACTAG